Proteins encoded together in one Chitinophaga sp. LS1 window:
- a CDS encoding VOC family protein: protein MIQLTFASLQVKNLEASKEFYTQKLGFEIDNSNPQACIFKYNQGQASFAIRTPLEPIEEKELGIGVALWFAVNENVDELKEKLITNGITTTGPIIETPFGRAFHVKDLDGYKLTFLNTI, encoded by the coding sequence ATGATACAATTAACATTTGCCTCACTACAAGTGAAAAATCTGGAAGCATCAAAAGAATTCTACACCCAAAAATTAGGATTTGAAATTGACAATTCTAATCCGCAAGCCTGCATATTTAAATATAATCAAGGACAAGCAAGTTTTGCCATTCGCACACCGCTTGAGCCAATCGAGGAAAAAGAATTGGGTATTGGTGTAGCACTTTGGTTTGCTGTTAACGAAAATGTAGATGAACTGAAAGAGAAACTCATTACAAATGGAATAACTACAACAGGACCAATTATTGAAACACCTTTTGGCAGGGCATTCCACGTAAAAGACCTTGACGGCTATAAACTTACTTTTTTAAATACAATATAA
- a CDS encoding MarR family winged helix-turn-helix transcriptional regulator, whose amino-acid sequence MQKKIEFKFKNPGESPGYLLGQVTLLWQRKHKKVLDPLNLTQTQFVLLTALGWLSRENDTVTQVDIANQGNADRMMVSKVLRTLEEKKFISRQEHPTDTRAKVIKLTNEGAKVLQKALTAIENADIEFFSVIDNNLSSFNSNMINLIEQNKEE is encoded by the coding sequence ATGCAAAAAAAAATAGAATTTAAGTTCAAAAATCCAGGTGAAAGTCCGGGTTATTTACTTGGACAAGTAACCTTGCTGTGGCAACGTAAACACAAAAAAGTTTTAGACCCGTTGAATTTGACCCAAACACAGTTTGTTCTCTTGACCGCACTGGGCTGGCTTTCAAGAGAAAATGATACGGTAACACAAGTGGATATTGCCAATCAGGGAAACGCAGACAGAATGATGGTTTCCAAAGTTCTGCGGACATTGGAAGAAAAGAAATTTATCAGCAGACAGGAACACCCGACTGACACGAGAGCCAAAGTAATCAAATTGACAAATGAAGGTGCAAAAGTTCTGCAAAAAGCCTTGACAGCAATTGAAAATGCTGATATAGAGTTCTTTTCGGTTATAGACAACAACTTGTCGTCATTCAATTCGAATATGATAAATTTAATAGAACAAAACAAAGAAGAATAA
- a CDS encoding helix-hairpin-helix domain-containing protein: protein MKEIHHRSIRELKAVLNVSEIRAMELRAISEFQTIPSIGKQFAENLMQLGFYSLKEIRGKDPAKLFDRLELQTGVWIDPCVEDQFRLVVYYSDHPDSALNWWDFTSERKAFRQKNGYPANRPQRPWFDLEQYKTVNRVKAFAESTKADLHQKLKLAIKYMHENIDEEITLAKLSGAAHISTFHFLRLFKATYEVSPNQYLTRLRMKKACRLLKKTNQTVSGICSSCGFGNQSSFIRLFKKEFGMTPHVFRKQHLS from the coding sequence TTGAAAGAAATTCATCATCGTTCGATCCGTGAATTAAAAGCTGTTTTGAATGTCTCCGAAATACGTGCGATGGAGCTCAGGGCCATATCCGAGTTTCAAACTATTCCTTCAATCGGGAAACAGTTTGCTGAGAATCTTATGCAACTCGGCTTTTATTCCCTGAAAGAGATCAGGGGCAAAGATCCGGCAAAACTGTTTGACAGACTGGAACTGCAGACAGGTGTGTGGATCGACCCTTGTGTGGAAGATCAATTTCGTTTAGTTGTTTATTATTCGGATCACCCTGACAGTGCCTTGAATTGGTGGGACTTCACGAGTGAACGTAAAGCGTTCAGACAAAAAAACGGCTATCCGGCTAATCGTCCTCAAAGGCCCTGGTTTGATTTGGAACAATATAAAACGGTCAACCGCGTTAAGGCATTTGCTGAATCAACAAAGGCTGATTTGCACCAAAAACTCAAATTGGCAATAAAGTATATGCATGAAAATATAGATGAAGAGATTACCCTCGCAAAATTATCCGGTGCCGCTCATATTTCCACTTTTCACTTTCTCCGGTTATTCAAAGCGACTTACGAAGTTTCGCCGAACCAGTACCTTACACGTCTTAGAATGAAGAAGGCTTGCCGGTTGCTCAAAAAGACAAATCAGACTGTCAGTGGGATTTGCAGTTCTTGTGGCTTTGGGAACCAAAGCTCATTCATACGGCTTTTTAAAAAAGAATTCGGGATGACGCCGCACGTTTTCAGGAAACAGCATCTTTCCTGA
- a CDS encoding VOC family protein, which yields MKKFVLILTGLLAGYLSTDAQTPLTSKAITMEKVSPNIYVRNIKQTVDFYKQLGFEVLTMVPDKGDPVFVLMRCGGVTFMFQTFESIGNTLPLISRNDGGSLLLYIKVENISALFVKIKDKVTILHGLEKTFYGATEFSIVDNNNYLLTFAEYE from the coding sequence ATGAAGAAATTTGTATTGATCTTAACAGGCTTATTGGCCGGCTATTTATCCACTGATGCTCAGACACCGTTGACCAGTAAGGCCATCACCATGGAAAAGGTCTCGCCCAATATTTATGTGAGGAATATCAAACAGACTGTCGATTTTTACAAGCAGCTGGGTTTCGAGGTCCTTACCATGGTGCCTGATAAGGGCGATCCTGTTTTTGTATTGATGCGTTGCGGAGGTGTTACATTTATGTTTCAGACATTTGAAAGCATTGGAAATACGTTGCCTCTGATCAGCCGGAATGATGGCGGTTCGCTACTACTGTACATCAAGGTGGAAAATATAAGTGCGCTGTTTGTGAAAATAAAAGACAAAGTGACTATTTTGCATGGCCTTGAAAAAACTTTTTATGGTGCCACAGAGTTTTCGATAGTAGACAATAATAATTATCTATTAACATTTGCAGAATATGAATGA
- a CDS encoding helix-turn-helix domain-containing protein → MPTQIVTLDDLHHFKKELFTELRDLFKPASPIVKKWLKTWEVKDMLGLSSGTLQTMRSNGTISYTKIGGLVFYDYDDIMKLMEAQKKGGKPAKNRY, encoded by the coding sequence ATGCCAACACAAATAGTAACACTTGACGATCTGCATCATTTCAAAAAAGAACTCTTTACCGAACTAAGAGACCTATTCAAACCTGCATCACCCATCGTCAAAAAATGGCTAAAAACATGGGAAGTCAAAGACATGCTCGGCCTCTCATCCGGCACCTTACAAACCATGCGCTCAAACGGAACGATTAGCTATACCAAAATAGGCGGATTAGTCTTCTACGACTACGATGATATCATGAAACTGATGGAAGCGCAAAAAAAGGGCGGAAAACCAGCTAAAAACAGATACTAA
- a CDS encoding ATPase, translated as MTNMTNPENSTPTTTKPTPTPYDYHYLLQYVSSIGKDMYGRDYTIADIDKPIISRLLCYFLKDREVAAAEKIDLQKGILLMGPVGCGKSSIMKIMNNFCPAPDKPVFHSCNEIAIDFNTKGYETILKYTKGSFFPYTSIPRVHCFDDLGLEPPGYYYGNNSNVMAEILLSRYNYFTSCDMITHITTNLNTSELEAIYGNRIRSRMREMFNQIIFSNTSPDKRK; from the coding sequence ATGACAAACATGACAAACCCGGAAAACTCCACACCGACAACAACAAAGCCTACACCCACCCCTTATGACTATCATTACCTGCTGCAGTACGTCTCCAGCATAGGAAAAGACATGTACGGAAGAGACTACACCATTGCGGATATAGACAAACCTATCATTTCCCGTCTCTTATGCTATTTCCTAAAAGACAGGGAAGTTGCCGCCGCCGAAAAAATAGACCTGCAGAAAGGCATACTCCTCATGGGCCCTGTCGGCTGCGGCAAATCTTCCATCATGAAAATCATGAACAACTTTTGCCCTGCACCAGATAAACCAGTTTTCCACTCCTGCAATGAAATCGCCATTGATTTCAATACCAAAGGATACGAAACCATTCTAAAATATACCAAAGGGAGTTTCTTCCCATACACCTCCATCCCCCGCGTTCATTGTTTCGATGACCTCGGCCTTGAACCACCTGGATACTATTATGGCAACAACAGCAATGTCATGGCAGAAATCCTACTGTCCCGATACAACTATTTTACCTCGTGCGATATGATCACCCATATCACCACGAACCTGAACACCAGCGAGCTGGAAGCCATATACGGCAATCGTATCCGCAGCCGCATGCGCGAAATGTTCAATCAAATCATATTCAGTAACACATCACCTGATAAACGAAAATAA